Proteins from a genomic interval of Streptomyces sp. NBC_01445:
- a CDS encoding GntR family transcriptional regulator, which translates to MGTTQLETAPEPKYWHLKTVLTEALDSEFAVGEILPNERDLAARFGVARATLRQALEQLELEGRLQRRRGVGTTVAPPRVGVAVDSSDDQEWPGDADGDAWQAVDSELAVPPAAVARILGTAPDERVHRVRRTRVSHGQPVAAELLYVPSSSVPELSAIDAPSGPSRARSVLRELRRLGLEGQDRAVELGSARADDAKELDRLPGAPVLVVTTRFFSEGETAAVSVATYRADTCRLTFGDSGGVEIHHGPDRRAS; encoded by the coding sequence GTGGGGACCACGCAGTTGGAAACGGCGCCGGAGCCGAAGTACTGGCACCTCAAGACCGTGCTGACCGAGGCACTCGACTCCGAGTTCGCCGTGGGAGAGATCCTGCCGAACGAGCGGGACCTCGCGGCCCGCTTCGGAGTCGCCCGTGCCACGCTCAGGCAGGCGCTCGAACAGCTCGAACTCGAAGGCAGGCTCCAGCGCCGCCGTGGCGTGGGCACCACCGTCGCGCCGCCCCGTGTGGGCGTGGCGGTCGACTCGTCCGACGACCAGGAGTGGCCCGGCGACGCCGACGGCGATGCCTGGCAGGCTGTCGACAGCGAGCTCGCGGTGCCGCCGGCGGCCGTGGCCCGCATCCTCGGCACCGCGCCCGACGAGCGCGTCCACCGGGTGCGCCGTACGCGCGTGTCGCACGGCCAGCCCGTCGCTGCCGAGCTGCTGTACGTACCGTCGTCGTCCGTGCCCGAACTCTCCGCCATAGACGCCCCGTCGGGGCCCTCACGCGCGCGTTCCGTGCTGCGTGAGCTGCGGCGGCTCGGGCTCGAAGGCCAGGACCGCGCCGTCGAGCTGGGCTCGGCCCGTGCCGACGACGCGAAGGAGCTCGACCGGCTGCCGGGTGCGCCCGTTCTCGTCGTCACGACCCGGTTCTTCAGCGAGGGCGAGACGGCCGCGGTCTCCGTGGCCACCTACCGCGCCGACACCTGCCGCCTCACCTTCGGCGACTCGGGCGGTGTCGAGATCCACCACGGCCCGGACCGACGCGCCTCCTGA
- a CDS encoding ROK family transcriptional regulator, which produces MGRLTGGDPSLLRRINSAVVLHALRATDLATLTEITRVTGLSRPTVEGVVEGLIAAGLVVETAVDDSGTRRQGRPARRFRFRAEAGHLLGLEIGPHRVAAVLSDLDGKVLGTAAKDVDETAPADERIERLRTAVADLLRRAGVARNSLRAVGVGSPGIVEADGTVRLGTALPEWTGLQLGERLRRSFKCPVLVENDANAAAVAEHWKGAATESDDIVFVLAGLSPGAGALIGGRLHRGYGGAAGEIGALHLLGREVRPETLLSTTDEPLHPLDEQAVAQVFALARQGDERAGAAVDRFLQRLVHDVAALVLALDPELVVVGGWAAGLDGVLEPLRRELARYCLRPPRVALSVLGEAAVATGALRLALDHVEEQLFAVEGTVTARR; this is translated from the coding sequence TTGGGGCGGCTGACCGGCGGGGACCCCTCTCTGCTACGGCGGATCAACTCCGCGGTGGTGCTGCATGCCCTGCGCGCCACGGATCTTGCGACGCTCACCGAGATCACCCGGGTCACCGGGCTGTCCCGGCCCACGGTCGAGGGCGTCGTCGAGGGGCTCATCGCGGCGGGGCTCGTCGTGGAGACGGCCGTCGACGACAGCGGGACGCGGCGCCAGGGGCGGCCCGCGCGCCGGTTCCGCTTCCGGGCCGAGGCGGGGCATCTGCTCGGTCTGGAGATCGGCCCGCACCGCGTGGCCGCGGTCCTGTCGGACCTGGACGGCAAGGTGCTCGGCACGGCCGCGAAGGACGTCGACGAGACCGCTCCGGCCGACGAGCGCATCGAGCGGCTGCGGACCGCGGTCGCGGACCTGCTGCGCCGCGCGGGCGTCGCCCGTAACTCGCTGCGGGCGGTCGGCGTGGGCAGCCCCGGCATCGTGGAGGCCGACGGCACCGTGCGCCTCGGCACCGCCCTGCCGGAGTGGACGGGGCTTCAGCTGGGCGAACGGCTGCGGCGCTCCTTCAAGTGCCCGGTCCTCGTGGAGAACGACGCGAACGCGGCGGCGGTGGCCGAGCACTGGAAGGGCGCGGCGACCGAGTCCGACGACATCGTGTTCGTGCTGGCGGGGCTCAGCCCGGGCGCGGGCGCACTGATCGGTGGCCGGCTGCACCGCGGGTACGGCGGCGCGGCCGGGGAGATCGGGGCGCTGCATCTCCTGGGGCGCGAGGTGCGTCCCGAGACGTTGCTCTCGACGACGGACGAGCCTCTGCACCCGCTCGACGAGCAGGCCGTGGCGCAGGTCTTCGCTCTCGCGCGCCAGGGCGACGAGCGGGCGGGCGCGGCCGTCGACCGGTTCCTCCAGCGGCTGGTGCACGACGTGGCGGCGCTGGTGCTCGCCCTCGATCCGGAACTGGTCGTCGTGGGCGGCTGGGCGGCCGGCCTGGACGGCGTACTGGAGCCGCTGCGCCGGGAGTTGGCCCGCTACTGCCTGCGGCCGCCGCGCGTGGCCCTGTCCGTTCTGGGCGAGGCGGCGGTCGCGACCGGGGCGTTGCGGCTCGCGCTGGATCATGTCGAGGAACAGCTGTTCGCCGTCGAGGGAACGGTCACGGCGCGCCGCTAG